From the genome of Emys orbicularis isolate rEmyOrb1 chromosome 17, rEmyOrb1.hap1, whole genome shotgun sequence, one region includes:
- the LOC135891034 gene encoding protein FAM170B-like, with the protein MLHSQGLPADAPETNPGAAQEGSESQRSGESPPRQGVSAGSPVPGNTAEQGVSASAVLRDPSQQDSTATAVTSHSSTRGVQPAASNRLCAQPPGDPPGAGVKRKRSARVREAEGEIEEKSLFYMKVRAVNGVSVAWETGAGFGTIRKRPRIFKANYSGGESFAGSDLSSSHTRSDLGDVDPEAESGAGGPAEEAPQQPMGVPPEWLLTPEQGLRCLACCRVFPSLEALTQHVKQGLREGFSCRVYYRVLGQLRAGEPPRKRRRRGGRECSKCGGEIRRPRKAAR; encoded by the exons ATGCTGCACAGCCAGGGGCTTCCTGCTGATGCCCCAGAGACGAATCCTGGAGCTGCCCAGGAGGGGTCAG AGTCGCAGAGATCAGGGGAGTCGCCCCCTCGTCAGGGGGTCTCTGCCGGGAGCCCAGTTCCTGGGAACACAGCGGAGCAGGGGGTCTCTGCCTCTGCAGTCCTCAGGGACCCAAGCCAGCAGGACTCCACGGCCACAGCCGTCACCAGCCACTCCTCCACCCGCGGCGTGCAGCCTGCGGCCTCCAACCGCCTGTGTGCACAGCCCCCAGGGGATCCACCCGGCGCGGGCGTGAAGAGAAAGCGCTCGGCTCGTGTCAGAGAGGCCGAGGGGGAGATAGAAGAAAAGTCCCTTTTCTATATGAAGGTCAGGGCTGTGAACGGCGTCTCGGTGGCctgggagacaggggctggctttGGAACCATTAGGAAGCGCCCCCGCATCTTTAAGGCCaattacagtggaggagaaagcTTTGCCGGCTCAGACCTGAGCAGCTCCCACACCAGGTCCGATCTGGGGGACGTGGACCCCGAGGCAGAGAGCGGCGCGGGGGGGCCAGCAGAGGAGGCTCCGCAGCAGCCGATGGGAGTGCCCCCTGAGTGGCTCCTCACCCCCGAGCAGGGCCTGCGCTGCCTGGCCTGCTGCcgagtcttccccagcctggaggccCTGACCCAGCATGTGAAGCAGGGGCTGCGCGAAGGCTTCAGCTGCCGCGTCTACTACCGGGTGCTGGGGCAGCTCAGGGCGGGAGAGCCGCCCCGGAAGAGACGGCGACGTGGGGGCCGCGAGTGCAGCAAGTGTGGGGGAGAGATACGGCGCCCACGCAAGGCTGCCAGATAG
- the LOC135891035 gene encoding protein FAM170B-like: MVHSQGLPAEAPETNPGAAQEGSESQRSGESPPRQGVSAGSSVPGETAEQGVSASAGPRDPNQQTSTATSVTSHTSARGVQPAASNRLCAQPPGDPPGAGVKRKRSARVREAEGEVEEKSLFYMKVRAVNGVSVAWETGAGFGTIRKRPRIFKANYSGGESFAGSDLSSSHTRSDLGDVDPEAESGAGGPAEEAPQQLMGVPPEWLLTPEQGLRCLACCRVFPSLEALTQHVKQGLREGFSCRVYYRVLGQLRAGEPPRKRRRRGGRECSKCGGEIRRPRKAAR, translated from the exons ATGGTGCACAGCCAGGGgcttcctgctgaagccccagagACGAATCCTGGAGCTGCCCAGGAGGGGTCAG AGTCACAGAGATCAGGGGAGTCGCCCCCTCGTCAGGGGGTCTCTGCCGGGAGCTCCGTTCCTGGGGAAACAGCAGAGCAGGGGGTCTCTGCCTCTGCAGGCCCGAGGGACCCAAACCAGCAGACCTCCACGGCCACATCCGTCACCAGCCACACCTCCGCCCGCGGCGTGCAGCCTGCGGCCTCCAACCGCCTGTGTGCACAGCCCCCAGGGGATCCACCCGGCGCGGGCGTGAAGAGAAAGCGCTCGGCCCGTGTCAGAGAGGCCGAGGGGGAGGTAGAAGAAAAGTCCCTTTTCTATATGAAGGTCAGGGCTGTGAACGGCGTCTCGGTGGCCTGGGAGACCGGGGCTGGCTTTGGAACCATTAGGAAGCGCCCCCGCATCTTTAAGGCCAATTACAGCGGAGGAGAAAGCTTTGCCGGCTCGGACCTGAGCAGCTCCCACACCAGGTCCGATCTGGGGGACGTGGACCCCGAGGCAGAGAGCGGCGCGGGGGGGCCAGCAGAGGAGGCTCCGCAGCAGCTGATGGGAGTGCCCCCTGAGTGGCTCCTCACCCCCGAGCAGGGCCTGCGCTGCCTGGCCTGCTGCcgagtcttccccagcctggaggccCTGACACAGCATGTGAAGCAGGGGCTGCGCGAAGGCTTCAGCTGCCGCGTCTACTACCGGGTGCTGGGACAGCTCAGGGCGGGAGAGCCGCCCCGGAAGAGACGGCGACGTGGGGGCCGCGAGTGCAGCAAGTGTGGGGGAGAGATACGGCGCCCACGCAAGGCTGCCAGATAG